The following coding sequences are from one Cervus canadensis isolate Bull #8, Minnesota chromosome 4, ASM1932006v1, whole genome shotgun sequence window:
- the LOC122439999 gene encoding olfactory receptor 2M2-like, with protein sequence MEEENETLTTDFILSGLFPNMKYVSILIYIIILIYLAAVTGNFFLLLLIWMDLSLHTPMYFLLSQLSLIDLALISSTVPKMMVNFFSGRKDITRVACGTQVFFFFTLGGAECILLTLMAYDRYVAVCNPLRYAVIINHGVCLQMVIVSWTGGILASTAHTFYTMSLPICGSREIHHFFCEMPAIMKISCKDTSIYEVVVFVMGICFIIIPFGFIMASYMLIFHTVLHMKSPQGRSKALAICFSHLTVVSFYLGPCVYMYMTPGSSHTPNQEQAVSVFCTVLTPMLNPFIYSLRNKDVLRAFQKVLRKHPVFKWTT encoded by the coding sequence atggaagaagaaaatgagacattAACAACAGATTTTATTCTCTCAGGACTCTTCCCCAATATGAAATATGTCAGTATTCTTATTTACATTATCATCTTAATTTATCTTGCCGCAGTAACCGGAAActtcttcctgctcctcctgATATGGATGGACTTGAGTCTCCACACTCCAATGTACTTTCTGCTTAGCCAGCTTTCTCTCATAGACTTGGCCCTCATCAGCAGCACTGTTCCAAAGATGATGGTAAACTTTTTCTCTGGAAGGAAAGACATCACTCGGGTAGCCTGTGGAACccaggtatttttcttttttactcttggGGGTGCTGAATGTATCCTCTTGACTCTCATGGCCTATGACCGATATGTAGCTGTCTGTAACCCCTTGAGATATGCAGTCATTATAAACCATGGGGTCTGTCTGCAAATGGTCATAGTGTCTTGGACTGGGGGAATTTTAGCTTCCACAGCCCACACATTCTATACTATGAGCCTGCCTATCTGTGGCTCCAGAGAAATCCACCATTTCTTCTGTGAGATGCCAGCAATCATGAAGATCTCATGCAAAGACACTTCTATCTATGAAGTGGTGGTCTTTGTGATGGGCATTTGTTTCATCATCATCCCTTTTGGATTTATTATGGCTTCCTACATGCTCATCTTCCACACAGTCCTTCATATGAAATCCCCCCAAGGCAGGAGCAAAGCCTTGGCCATCTGCTTCTCCCATCTTACAGTGGTAAGCTTTTATCTAGGACCATGTGTTTATATGTACATGACACCTGGTTCTTCTCATACCCCTAATCAGGAGCAGGCTGTGTCTGTATTTTGCACTGTGCTCACACCCATGCTCAACCCATTCATCTATAGCTTGAGAAACAAAGATGTTTTGAGGGCTTTTCAGAAGGTCCTGAGGAAGCATCCAGTCTTTAAATGGACCACATAA